In the Acetomicrobium sp. S15 = DSM 107314 genome, one interval contains:
- a CDS encoding isochorismatase family protein, translating into MVPFVLQSSKSQLLLVDMQEKLLPAMQNNDEIAKNTKTLLKAADLLGIPVKYTEHYPSGLGPTAEGVREALPSGSTRFEKVHFSCWAEAGFADFIRNGSRDQIVMAGIESHICVLSTALDLLKEGYQVAVSLDAVGSRRSHHHESALRALASVGALVIPTETIVYQWLGRAATEAFRAMLPYFKGEASK; encoded by the coding sequence ATGGTCCCCTTTGTTTTGCAATCTTCCAAATCTCAGCTGCTCTTGGTGGACATGCAAGAGAAGCTACTGCCTGCGATGCAAAATAACGACGAAATCGCAAAGAATACCAAAACCCTTTTAAAAGCGGCCGACCTCTTGGGCATACCAGTGAAATACACGGAGCATTACCCTTCAGGCTTAGGCCCGACGGCAGAAGGAGTCCGCGAGGCCTTGCCCTCCGGCTCGACGCGTTTCGAAAAGGTGCACTTTTCTTGCTGGGCGGAAGCCGGCTTTGCCGATTTCATCCGCAACGGAAGCCGCGACCAAATCGTCATGGCCGGCATAGAAAGCCACATCTGCGTCTTGAGCACCGCTTTAGATCTATTGAAAGAAGGTTACCAGGTTGCCGTCTCGCTCGACGCCGTCGGAAGCCGAAGATCCCATCACCATGAAAGCGCTCTAAGGGCCCTTGCCTCGGTCGGCGCCTTGGTAATCCCGACAGAGACGATCGTTTATCAGTGGCTCGGCCGAGCGGCCACAGAGGCTTTCAGAGCAATGCTCCCCTATTTTAAGGGAGAGGCTTCGAAGTGA
- the rpoB gene encoding DNA-directed RNA polymerase subunit beta, which produces MPRFAPSGKGRERLTYGPARDWLEMPDLLEVQRNSYEWFFQTKADPGRRKAQGLQELLEEVFPIESYNGSFALEFVSYYIDPPSISQEEACRRDLTWSSPVRATIRLINRKTSEIKEEEIYLGDFPLMTEKGSFIVNGTERVVVSQLSRSPGLYLSIEMGSPGQEVYKAKVIPDRGAWLDFDLTPGEILSVNIDNRRKVPATTLLKAFGVPNDDELLFLFGATKEEVDLVEEEVKGKLLAESVIDETGKVVIPKNDRITKEHLELLWNMGRTRVCLWNVDSSLAATLERDDTTNTEEAVLEIFRRMRPNEPVRLENAREYIQGLFFDTRRYNLGRVGRYKLNKRLGLDIPDSIRTLTPEDIVNVVLKLIALRDGNEREDDIDHLGNRRVRSVGELLQNQIRIGLLRMERIAKDRMTTVPDLSTATARDLVNVRPIQAAIREFFGSSQLSQFMDQTNPLAELTHRRRLSALGPGGLSRERAGFEARDVHPTHYGRICPIETPEGPNIGLVTSLAVYARVNEYGFLVTPKRVVVNSRVTDEMVYLSADEEEECYVGRANEAVDENGYLLEPEVYVRHRGLIVTVPREKVQFIDVSPQQIVSISTALIPFLENDDANRALMGSNMQRQAVPLIQPEAPLVGTGIESQVARDSGCAVIAKRSGVVSYVDAARIEVTAENGEVDRYSLTKFSRSNQGTVIHQRPIVEVGESVAAGDAIADGQSIDRGELALGRNVLVAFVSWEGYNFEDAVLVSERLVKEDLFTSIHVEEYEVDARDTKLGPEEITRDIPNVGEESLKNLDENGLVRIGAEVKAGDILVGKVTPKGESEQMPEERLLRAIFGEKAREVRDTSLRIPHGEGGRVVAIKRLSRADYGDELPAGVNDVVKVSVAQLRKITVGDKMAGRHGNKGVVSRILPVEDMPYMPDGTPVDVVLNPLGVPSRLNLGQVLETIMGFGAYCKGVYIATPVFEGANEREIFEFIEDMNEKYPGMTPDGCITLYDGRTGEAMEGKVTVGYMYMFKLIHLVDDKIHARSVGPYSLITQQPLGGKAQFGGQRFGEMEVWALEGYGAAHTLREMLTVKSDYIRGRLQTYERIVKGQDLGEPGIPESFRVLVKELQGLALDVEVLYDDGTVGDLVAEEEEEREFRLGPSAEGISEEAGWKKEKAVKDRPDSRKVKVTEAMIFGGSSQGDSDSEEDEA; this is translated from the coding sequence ATGCCCAGATTTGCTCCTAGCGGTAAGGGACGAGAAAGGCTAACTTATGGTCCTGCGCGCGATTGGTTGGAGATGCCTGATCTGCTCGAAGTCCAGCGCAATTCTTACGAGTGGTTCTTTCAGACCAAGGCGGATCCCGGTCGACGCAAGGCCCAAGGATTGCAGGAGTTGTTGGAAGAAGTATTTCCTATTGAGAGCTACAACGGTTCATTCGCTCTCGAGTTCGTGAGTTATTACATTGACCCTCCTTCCATTTCTCAAGAAGAGGCGTGCAGGCGGGATCTGACATGGTCTTCGCCGGTGAGGGCTACTATACGCCTGATCAATCGCAAGACCAGTGAGATTAAAGAAGAGGAGATATATTTAGGCGATTTCCCCCTCATGACGGAGAAGGGCAGCTTCATCGTCAACGGGACGGAGCGCGTAGTTGTAAGTCAGCTCTCTCGATCGCCCGGCCTCTATTTGAGCATCGAGATGGGGTCACCGGGGCAGGAGGTCTATAAGGCCAAGGTCATCCCTGACCGAGGAGCATGGCTCGATTTCGACCTGACGCCCGGTGAGATCCTGTCGGTCAATATCGACAATCGCAGAAAAGTTCCAGCCACGACGCTGCTCAAGGCTTTCGGCGTGCCAAACGACGACGAGCTCTTGTTCCTCTTCGGTGCTACAAAAGAGGAAGTCGATCTCGTGGAGGAAGAGGTGAAGGGCAAGCTGCTGGCCGAGTCCGTGATCGACGAGACCGGCAAGGTGGTAATACCCAAAAATGACCGAATCACCAAGGAGCACCTCGAGCTTTTATGGAACATGGGACGGACTCGCGTGTGTCTGTGGAACGTGGACAGCTCCTTAGCAGCTACACTGGAGCGTGACGACACGACCAACACGGAAGAGGCCGTATTGGAGATCTTCCGCAGGATGCGCCCCAACGAACCTGTCAGACTCGAAAATGCCAGAGAGTACATCCAGGGCCTTTTCTTCGATACGAGGCGGTACAACCTCGGCCGCGTCGGGCGTTACAAACTCAATAAACGCTTGGGGCTCGACATCCCCGATTCGATTAGGACTCTTACTCCGGAAGATATTGTCAATGTCGTGTTGAAGCTTATTGCCCTTAGAGATGGCAACGAACGAGAAGATGACATAGATCACCTCGGCAACCGCCGTGTGCGTTCCGTGGGCGAGCTCCTTCAGAATCAGATCCGCATAGGTTTGCTCCGCATGGAGCGAATAGCGAAAGACAGGATGACCACGGTGCCAGATCTCTCGACTGCGACGGCGCGAGACCTCGTGAATGTGCGCCCCATACAGGCGGCCATCCGCGAGTTCTTCGGGTCAAGCCAGCTCTCTCAGTTTATGGACCAGACCAATCCGTTGGCCGAATTGACTCACCGCCGCCGCCTTTCGGCGCTCGGACCAGGTGGGTTGAGCCGCGAGAGGGCGGGTTTTGAAGCCAGGGACGTCCATCCTACGCACTATGGCAGGATCTGTCCTATAGAGACGCCGGAAGGCCCGAATATCGGTTTGGTAACCTCATTGGCGGTTTACGCGAGGGTGAACGAATACGGCTTTTTGGTCACGCCTAAGCGCGTAGTTGTAAACAGCCGCGTGACTGACGAAATGGTTTATCTCTCAGCCGATGAGGAAGAGGAGTGCTATGTAGGGCGAGCTAACGAGGCCGTCGACGAGAATGGATATCTTTTGGAACCAGAGGTTTACGTTCGCCACAGAGGGCTCATCGTCACAGTGCCGAGGGAAAAGGTTCAATTTATCGATGTTTCTCCGCAGCAGATCGTCTCCATATCGACAGCGCTGATACCGTTCTTGGAGAATGACGACGCAAACCGGGCCCTTATGGGCTCTAACATGCAGAGACAAGCGGTGCCGCTCATTCAGCCGGAAGCTCCTTTGGTTGGAACCGGCATAGAGTCTCAGGTGGCGAGAGACTCGGGTTGCGCAGTTATAGCGAAGCGTTCTGGTGTAGTTTCTTATGTCGATGCCGCGCGCATAGAGGTGACAGCTGAGAATGGCGAGGTGGATCGCTATAGCCTCACGAAGTTCTCTCGGTCGAATCAGGGGACAGTCATCCACCAGCGCCCGATTGTGGAGGTAGGAGAAAGCGTTGCGGCTGGGGACGCAATAGCCGACGGTCAGTCTATAGATCGCGGCGAATTAGCCCTGGGAAGGAACGTATTAGTGGCCTTCGTCTCTTGGGAAGGGTATAACTTCGAGGATGCCGTACTGGTGAGCGAACGGCTCGTGAAGGAGGATCTCTTCACCTCTATTCACGTGGAGGAATACGAAGTGGACGCGCGCGACACGAAGCTCGGGCCGGAGGAGATAACCCGTGATATACCCAACGTAGGCGAAGAGTCTCTCAAGAATCTGGACGAAAACGGTTTGGTTCGCATCGGAGCCGAGGTGAAGGCCGGAGACATCCTGGTCGGTAAAGTTACCCCGAAGGGAGAATCCGAACAAATGCCCGAGGAAAGGCTTCTGCGGGCAATATTCGGCGAAAAGGCGAGAGAAGTGCGCGATACGTCGCTTCGCATACCTCATGGCGAGGGCGGCAGAGTGGTGGCGATAAAACGCCTCTCCCGTGCGGATTACGGCGACGAGCTCCCGGCCGGCGTCAATGATGTCGTCAAAGTCTCAGTGGCGCAGCTTCGCAAAATCACCGTGGGCGACAAGATGGCCGGTCGCCATGGCAATAAAGGCGTGGTTTCCCGCATTCTGCCCGTGGAGGATATGCCGTATATGCCCGACGGGACTCCTGTGGACGTGGTTTTGAACCCGCTCGGTGTGCCGAGTCGTTTGAACTTGGGTCAAGTTTTGGAGACGATCATGGGTTTTGGGGCGTATTGTAAGGGCGTTTATATAGCTACGCCCGTATTTGAGGGCGCTAACGAGAGGGAGATTTTCGAATTCATAGAAGACATGAACGAGAAGTACCCGGGCATGACGCCCGACGGATGCATCACCCTTTACGACGGACGCACCGGAGAAGCGATGGAAGGCAAGGTAACCGTGGGTTACATGTATATGTTCAAGCTCATACATCTGGTGGACGATAAGATTCATGCCCGCTCCGTTGGACCTTACAGCCTTATCACGCAGCAGCCTTTGGGCGGAAAGGCCCAATTCGGAGGTCAACGCTTTGGAGAGATGGAAGTTTGGGCATTGGAAGGTTATGGTGCTGCTCACACGCTGCGAGAGATGTTGACCGTGAAGTCAGACTACATACGAGGGCGCCTGCAGACGTATGAGCGAATAGTTAAAGGGCAAGATCTGGGCGAGCCCGGCATACCGGAGAGCTTCCGAGTGTTGGTCAAGGAGCTCCAAGGACTTGCGCTGGATGTGGAAGTTTTGTATGACGACGGGACGGTTGGCGATCTCGTCGCTGAAGAGGAAGAGGAAAGGGAGTTTAGATTGGGTCCCTCCGCAGAGGGGATTTCAGAGGAAGCCGGTTGGAAGAAAGAAAAGGCTGTTAAAGACAGGCCTGACTCTCGCAAGGTCAAAGTAACGGAGGCCATGATATTCGGAGGTTCCTCACAAGGAGACAGTGATTCGGAGGAGGATGAAGCCTAA
- a CDS encoding aldehyde ferredoxin oxidoreductase C-terminal domain-containing protein, which yields MKEAKVLSEWAYSPCEPYRGYTGKTLYVNVGNLKIAEKIVTEEMKEKFVGGRGFGLKLLWDAVKDETKWNDPENEIVISGGPLCGITQYPGSGKYYAVFISPLTDQTYDSNSGGHFAPLLKFAGWDALEIQGKAERDVIVFIDGDEGKVQVLESPFTDINAHSIAEELHERFAASEKDKRFISVIATGKGAENTYLGCLNTSFYDTRRGIVRLKQAGRGGGGTVLRDKRIAAIVVRKHGWSGMSNNPADPETIQRLGLKLHREIYELDDKQSRMRRVGTVHLNEIMNDYHLLPVHNYKFGQHPDAKNIRSTIYEKMFTQGIPDECWYGCTMACSKAIDGFTLKTGPWKGRTVSVDGPEYETCAALGSNIGVFDPEWTAEAAFYADFYGIDTISLGTGLAFVCECYELGYLNDKITGGLELGFGKAEALMELIHRIGEGRGEFAALVGKGIRRMKATFAERFGAPREVLEAIGMEGQGIEVSEYVSKESVAQWGGYFLTLKGPQHDEAWLIFMDMVNKQLPTFEDKAEALHYFPNFRLWFSLAGLCKLPWNDIEPEDNLTKYPPQEAAKVPEHVQNYVDLFNAMTGKKIDKAELILQSERVYNFQRIFQLRLGKGTRKDHNIPLRAISPVFEDEWEARRDYYDEQLRSSGVDPQGLSTEEKIKRLQKLRLAQWEKLVDAVYKRRGWDKNGIPTIKKLEELGMDFESVVAVVKKHARKEDQWEEGL from the coding sequence GTGAAGGAGGCAAAAGTCCTTTCAGAATGGGCGTACAGTCCCTGCGAGCCCTATAGGGGGTACACCGGTAAAACCCTTTACGTGAACGTGGGCAATTTGAAAATCGCAGAAAAAATCGTCACGGAGGAGATGAAAGAAAAGTTCGTAGGCGGTCGGGGTTTCGGCCTCAAGCTACTGTGGGATGCAGTGAAGGATGAAACGAAGTGGAACGACCCGGAAAACGAAATAGTCATATCGGGCGGCCCGCTCTGCGGCATAACGCAATACCCGGGCTCTGGCAAATACTATGCCGTTTTCATATCCCCCTTGACGGATCAGACATACGACAGCAACTCGGGCGGACACTTTGCGCCACTTCTCAAGTTCGCCGGCTGGGATGCCTTGGAAATCCAGGGAAAGGCAGAAAGAGACGTGATCGTTTTCATCGACGGAGATGAGGGAAAGGTCCAAGTCTTGGAATCGCCCTTTACGGACATAAACGCTCATTCTATAGCCGAAGAACTACATGAGCGCTTCGCGGCGTCCGAAAAGGACAAGCGTTTTATATCCGTCATCGCCACGGGCAAGGGCGCCGAAAACACATACTTGGGATGCCTAAACACGAGCTTTTACGACACTCGCCGCGGAATAGTCCGCCTAAAACAGGCGGGGCGCGGAGGCGGAGGCACAGTGCTTCGCGACAAAAGGATCGCGGCGATCGTCGTGCGCAAGCACGGATGGTCAGGCATGAGCAACAACCCCGCAGACCCGGAGACCATACAAAGGTTGGGATTGAAACTCCACAGGGAGATATACGAGCTCGACGACAAACAAAGCCGCATGAGGCGCGTGGGAACCGTCCATTTGAACGAAATCATGAACGACTACCATCTCCTCCCCGTGCACAATTACAAGTTCGGCCAGCACCCCGATGCAAAAAACATACGCTCAACCATATATGAAAAGATGTTCACCCAAGGTATACCGGATGAGTGTTGGTACGGCTGTACCATGGCGTGTTCCAAGGCGATAGACGGCTTTACCCTCAAAACCGGACCGTGGAAAGGTCGCACTGTGTCCGTGGATGGCCCCGAATACGAGACCTGCGCGGCCTTGGGATCCAACATAGGCGTCTTCGATCCGGAATGGACCGCCGAAGCAGCATTTTACGCTGACTTCTATGGCATCGACACTATATCGTTAGGCACCGGCCTGGCATTCGTATGCGAATGCTACGAGCTCGGCTATTTGAACGATAAAATCACCGGAGGGCTCGAGCTCGGTTTCGGGAAGGCCGAAGCGCTGATGGAGCTGATCCACCGCATAGGCGAAGGAAGGGGCGAATTTGCCGCTCTTGTGGGAAAGGGCATCCGCAGAATGAAAGCAACCTTTGCCGAGCGCTTTGGCGCACCGCGAGAGGTCTTGGAAGCGATAGGCATGGAAGGCCAGGGCATCGAGGTCTCCGAATATGTGTCTAAGGAATCGGTCGCTCAGTGGGGCGGGTATTTCTTGACGCTCAAGGGGCCGCAGCACGACGAGGCATGGCTCATCTTCATGGACATGGTAAACAAGCAACTGCCGACGTTCGAGGACAAAGCCGAGGCGCTCCATTACTTTCCCAACTTCCGCCTATGGTTTTCCCTGGCCGGCCTATGCAAACTACCCTGGAACGACATAGAACCCGAAGATAATCTCACGAAATACCCACCTCAGGAGGCCGCAAAAGTGCCGGAGCACGTCCAAAACTACGTAGATCTCTTCAACGCAATGACCGGAAAGAAAATAGACAAGGCGGAATTGATCCTACAGTCAGAGAGGGTCTATAACTTTCAGCGCATCTTCCAGCTCCGCCTCGGAAAGGGCACTCGCAAAGACCACAACATCCCGTTGCGTGCCATATCGCCGGTATTTGAAGACGAATGGGAAGCCAGGCGTGATTATTACGATGAACAGCTCCGTTCCTCAGGGGTGGACCCACAGGGGCTTTCGACGGAAGAGAAGATCAAAAGGCTCCAAAAGCTGCGGCTTGCCCAATGGGAGAAGCTGGTGGACGCCGTTTACAAGCGGCGCGGATGGGATAAAAACGGCATTCCCACCATCAAAAAGCTCGAAGAGCTCGGGATGGATTTCGAAAGCGTCGTCGCAGTCGTAAAAAAACATGCTCGCAAGGAGGACCAGTGGGAGGAAGGTTTGTGA
- a CDS encoding MBL fold metallo-hydrolase — protein MEEGRGAASSYIHFLGTGGARFTMISQIRATGGIWLSYDGFNFSIDPGPGALVKMKELRPLHDPSTLDGLLLSHRHIDHSNDVNVLTLAMTGGGRQKNGTVVLPEDAITGNEPILFRFLRSKVAHLTTWEDGKAIALPGRASVEGVRLIHHGVDCFGFVFRHPSMPTWGLVSDTCMHESLAHRFRECELLVVNVTFEKPRPGIDHLSICDVERLLDELHPRMLILTHLGRGLSEADPRALEGRLSTARTSVIAASDGMVVELSDLSLKEPAATASAKEGDDCP, from the coding sequence ATGGAGGAAGGACGCGGCGCCGCCTCGAGTTACATTCACTTTTTGGGCACAGGAGGGGCGCGTTTTACCATGATCAGCCAAATCAGAGCAACCGGAGGGATATGGCTTTCCTATGACGGGTTCAACTTCTCCATAGACCCGGGGCCCGGGGCTTTGGTGAAGATGAAAGAACTACGCCCTCTCCATGACCCTTCGACCCTTGACGGCTTGCTGCTCTCTCACCGCCATATAGACCACAGCAACGACGTAAACGTCTTGACGCTCGCCATGACAGGAGGGGGGCGCCAAAAAAATGGCACAGTTGTCCTTCCCGAAGATGCCATAACCGGGAACGAACCGATCCTCTTCCGTTTCTTGCGCAGCAAAGTGGCACATCTAACGACCTGGGAGGACGGAAAAGCGATCGCCCTCCCGGGGAGAGCTTCTGTAGAAGGTGTGCGCCTCATTCATCACGGGGTGGACTGTTTCGGTTTCGTCTTTCGACACCCTTCCATGCCCACTTGGGGATTGGTCAGCGATACTTGCATGCACGAAAGTTTGGCACATCGCTTCCGCGAGTGCGAGCTCTTGGTGGTCAACGTTACGTTCGAAAAGCCGAGGCCTGGGATAGACCACCTCTCGATCTGCGACGTCGAGCGCCTCCTCGACGAACTTCACCCACGCATGCTGATACTCACGCACCTGGGAAGGGGGCTATCCGAGGCCGACCCAAGGGCATTAGAAGGCCGGCTTTCCACGGCCAGAACGAGCGTAATCGCGGCCAGCGACGGGATGGTGGTTGAACTATCCGACTTGAGCCTGAAGGAGCCGGCAGCAACCGCGTCGGCGAAGGAAGGAGATGATTGCCCGTGA
- the thiS gene encoding sulfur carrier protein ThiS, which yields MISVNGESMKWHPGMTVREILDAKRYTFPMIAVWINGTPVPRDRFDKTEVPDGANVQVVHMIGGG from the coding sequence GTGATCTCCGTAAACGGCGAAAGCATGAAATGGCACCCAGGGATGACCGTGCGAGAAATCCTGGATGCCAAGCGTTATACCTTTCCCATGATAGCTGTATGGATAAACGGCACTCCTGTGCCTCGCGATCGGTTTGACAAAACAGAAGTGCCGGACGGGGCAAATGTGCAGGTAGTTCATATGATAGGGGGTGGGTAA